In Candidatus Paceibacterota bacterium, one genomic interval encodes:
- a CDS encoding DUF1501 domain-containing protein, translating to MNKSQPHHAEPSNSPPGGHNPAQAQASMSRREAVQRTLAGAAGLLLTNCLSARALQAAQAKSPAVESATAPATKGKAKAVIQIWIWGGPSHLDTFDPKPEAGNDYCGQFTNPIETSVPGIRINELLPLLAKHADKYSIIRSMTHGINSHETAAYMVQTGWPPGGRVVYPSVGAVVSFFKGRDAGYKGLIPPYIVLTQLQGRFSEAGFLGARYKPFATGGDPAQARFAVEGVVAPGISDKRQQDRRELLRRLNTLEHALPGDAQLATSAQCEKEAYDLILGDAGKVFDLSQEKDAVRDNYGRTTFGQSCLMARRLVERGVPYVTINYSGWDMHKGIFQTLRQRLPQMDRGMAALLQELSERGLLDSTIVWWSGEFGRTPKIQWEPPWNGGRGHYGKVFSAVLAGGGFKGGQVVGASDAKGETVKDRPVYPCDVIGSMYQLLGIDPDAKLPHPQGLTARLTPAATDDVPSGGRLREIM from the coding sequence ATGAACAAGTCGCAGCCTCACCATGCTGAGCCGTCCAATTCCCCGCCGGGCGGCCATAACCCGGCCCAAGCCCAGGCATCCATGTCCCGGCGCGAAGCGGTCCAACGCACGCTCGCGGGCGCCGCGGGTTTGCTGCTCACCAACTGTCTGAGTGCGCGCGCACTGCAAGCGGCCCAGGCCAAATCGCCAGCGGTCGAATCCGCCACCGCACCCGCCACGAAGGGCAAAGCCAAAGCCGTCATCCAGATTTGGATTTGGGGCGGCCCCTCGCACCTCGACACCTTCGACCCGAAACCGGAGGCTGGCAACGATTACTGCGGCCAGTTCACTAACCCGATCGAGACCAGCGTGCCCGGCATCCGGATCAACGAACTGCTGCCGCTACTGGCGAAACATGCCGACAAGTACTCCATCATCCGCAGCATGACCCACGGCATCAACAGCCATGAAACCGCCGCCTATATGGTCCAGACCGGCTGGCCGCCCGGCGGCCGGGTGGTGTATCCGTCGGTCGGTGCGGTGGTCTCGTTCTTCAAGGGCCGCGATGCGGGCTACAAAGGCCTGATACCGCCCTACATCGTGCTGACCCAATTGCAAGGGCGTTTTTCCGAGGCCGGCTTCCTGGGAGCGCGCTACAAGCCTTTTGCCACCGGCGGCGATCCGGCACAAGCGCGCTTCGCGGTCGAAGGCGTGGTCGCCCCCGGCATCTCCGACAAGCGGCAGCAGGACCGGCGCGAATTGCTCCGCCGGCTGAACACGCTGGAGCACGCCTTGCCCGGCGATGCGCAACTGGCGACCTCCGCGCAGTGCGAGAAAGAGGCCTACGACCTGATCCTGGGCGACGCGGGCAAGGTGTTCGACCTGTCGCAGGAGAAGGACGCGGTCCGGGACAACTATGGGCGCACCACGTTCGGGCAGTCCTGCCTGATGGCGCGGCGCCTGGTCGAGCGCGGCGTTCCCTACGTCACCATCAACTACAGCGGCTGGGACATGCACAAGGGGATCTTCCAAACCTTGCGCCAAAGACTGCCGCAGATGGACCGAGGCATGGCCGCGTTGCTGCAGGAACTGTCCGAGCGCGGTCTGCTCGACAGCACCATTGTCTGGTGGAGCGGCGAATTTGGCCGCACACCCAAAATCCAGTGGGAACCGCCCTGGAACGGCGGACGCGGCCACTATGGCAAGGTCTTTTCCGCGGTGCTGGCCGGCGGCGGTTTTAAAGGCGGCCAGGTGGTCGGGGCCTCCGACGCCAAGGGAGAAACCGTCAAGGATCGCCCTGTCTATCCGTGCGACGTCATCGGCAGCATGTATCAGTTGCTGGGCATTGATCCGGACGCCAAGCTGCCCCACCCGCAGGGACTCACGGCGCGTCTCACCCCCGCCGCCACCGACGATGTGCCCTCGGGGGGCCGCCTGAGGGAGATCATGTAA
- a CDS encoding family 14 glycosylhydrolase translates to MEIRNAIGLIKQEGWHLARRRVSFRHFRHAARRLGWILLSLVCSSPPATAQTNTPFDGRPWNISSGNLSVSFIQASPIGAFPRPDVLEPPPSVETQVQLKHLGLVANEDYIAWGAVEREPGRWDWRQHDAVEQALHKAGLKYVVYDWVHFPPVWLRDQQKEKRALMRCLEHGQEANYLSIYDPRTIEWYDHFYRNLRDHFGDRIDDVYACILGPYGEGNYPLLVPDWVKMGHCHEGYWCGDTYGVQAFQIAMKRRYREIARLNAAWGGDYRSFDDVRVPPELADEKFKPTPAAFPTAAARRRWLDFIAWYHQAIIDFAEQSVRTVLNYYPPGKVRLKPGGNAGGVNPIAWGTYCPGYAKMAQPYRIVLQPADCRGAVFGDKWMGTAYQFYGVKECTEPAGDLDQTGFVRRMFSDAASGASQLFSYQFATHAPDIRKYIHLFTGKPGETEIAVYCATTLYRLGGNLEPTIQAAYPLRDLCDFDVLDELLIADGALTTNRYTALVIFQADIVDQPILDKIDAYRRAGGKVIAAGHDPVMNVEGTPWPGAEQLKRVAPLAKDRAWLRELSAQLAGRKGVDGQLDGLWVCRRGSQVFAFNSGAKSVETTLDGKTFAIAPYTIWSNHPLKPSD, encoded by the coding sequence GTGGAAATTCGCAACGCGATCGGGCTCATTAAGCAGGAGGGCTGGCATCTGGCCCGCAGGCGCGTCAGTTTCCGACACTTTAGACACGCAGCCAGGCGCCTCGGGTGGATCCTGTTGTCCCTGGTGTGTTCGAGCCCTCCCGCCACCGCCCAAACCAACACCCCATTCGACGGGCGGCCATGGAACATCTCCAGCGGCAACCTCTCCGTTAGCTTCATCCAGGCTTCGCCCATCGGCGCCTTCCCGCGGCCCGACGTCCTCGAACCGCCGCCTTCGGTAGAAACGCAGGTCCAACTTAAGCACCTCGGGTTGGTGGCCAACGAGGACTACATCGCCTGGGGTGCCGTGGAGCGCGAACCCGGCCGCTGGGACTGGCGGCAGCATGACGCGGTCGAGCAGGCCCTGCACAAGGCCGGGCTAAAGTATGTGGTGTATGACTGGGTGCACTTCCCGCCGGTCTGGCTGCGCGATCAGCAGAAAGAGAAACGCGCATTGATGCGCTGCCTCGAACACGGCCAGGAGGCCAACTACCTCTCGATCTATGACCCCCGCACGATCGAATGGTATGACCACTTCTACCGCAATCTGCGCGACCATTTCGGCGACCGGATTGACGATGTCTATGCGTGCATCCTCGGGCCCTACGGCGAGGGCAACTATCCGCTGCTCGTCCCGGACTGGGTGAAGATGGGCCATTGCCATGAGGGTTACTGGTGCGGCGACACATATGGGGTGCAGGCTTTTCAAATCGCCATGAAGCGGCGTTACAGGGAGATCGCCCGGCTCAACGCGGCCTGGGGCGGCGACTATCGTTCCTTCGATGACGTGCGCGTGCCCCCGGAGCTTGCCGATGAGAAGTTCAAGCCCACGCCGGCAGCTTTCCCCACCGCCGCCGCCAGGCGACGCTGGCTCGACTTCATCGCCTGGTATCACCAGGCGATCATTGACTTTGCCGAACAGTCCGTCCGCACGGTGCTGAACTACTACCCACCCGGGAAAGTGCGGCTGAAACCCGGCGGCAATGCGGGCGGCGTCAACCCGATTGCCTGGGGCACCTACTGTCCCGGCTACGCGAAAATGGCGCAGCCCTACCGGATCGTGCTCCAGCCCGCCGACTGCCGGGGCGCGGTCTTCGGCGACAAATGGATGGGGACCGCCTACCAGTTCTACGGCGTCAAGGAATGCACCGAGCCCGCCGGCGACCTGGACCAGACGGGCTTTGTGCGGCGGATGTTCTCGGATGCCGCCTCCGGCGCGAGCCAGCTTTTCAGCTACCAGTTCGCGACGCACGCGCCGGATATCCGCAAATACATCCACCTGTTCACAGGGAAACCCGGCGAGACGGAAATCGCCGTTTACTGCGCGACGACGCTCTATCGCCTCGGCGGGAACCTCGAACCCACCATCCAGGCGGCATACCCGCTCCGCGACCTGTGCGATTTCGATGTTCTTGATGAACTCCTCATCGCCGACGGCGCGCTCACCACTAACCGTTACACGGCGCTGGTCATCTTCCAAGCCGACATCGTTGACCAACCCATCCTCGACAAGATTGACGCCTACCGGCGCGCCGGGGGAAAGGTCATCGCAGCGGGCCACGATCCAGTTATGAACGTGGAAGGCACGCCCTGGCCCGGCGCCGAACAACTCAAACGTGTCGCCCCGCTCGCCAAGGACCGCGCCTGGCTAAGGGAATTGTCAGCCCAGCTTGCCGGCCGCAAAGGCGTGGACGGCCAGCTCGACGGTCTTTGGGTCTGCCGCCGCGGTAGCCAGGTGTTTGCATTCAACTCCGGCGCCAAATCCGTCGAGACCACACTCGACGGCAAAACGTTTGCCATCGCCCCCTATACCATCTGGAGTAATCACCCGCTCAAGCCCAGTGACTGA
- a CDS encoding DUF1553 domain-containing protein: MTKTASLLAFLVLAVPGGVAAPAAAPNPYDAKADLVARNAIDDVVFARLEQRNVQPAAICSDGVFVRRAYLDIIGTLPSGYEAREFILDRSSGKRRALIDRLLERNEFADYWAMRWSDVLRIKAEFPINLWPNAAQAYHRWVRTCLKDNVPYDQMVRQMLTASGSNFRVPPVNFYRAMQNRQPEGIAQTVALTFMGARVDKWPRDRLAGMAAFFAKVGYKDTAEWKEEIILFDPGKTNAVPMAAPVFPDGTPARLSPDQDPREVFANWLIDPKNLWFTRNIANRVWAWLLGRGIIQEPDDIRPDNPPSNPELLALLERELIAGHYDLKPFYRLILNSKTYQLSAIPKAATAEPDADFAHYPLRRLDAEVLIDALNKITGGTENYSSAIPEPFTYIPANVRSITLADGSITSSFLEMFGRSSRDTGLVAERNNRPTAEQRLHLLNSSQMQRKIEASPMIKNLTVASNGPREIATGMYLGILSRFPTETELKIAEDYFQSGKLSRREAAVDLVWSLINSAEFLYRH; encoded by the coding sequence ATGACGAAGACCGCGTCGCTTCTGGCCTTCCTGGTCCTGGCGGTCCCCGGCGGGGTCGCGGCCCCGGCCGCGGCGCCCAATCCCTACGATGCCAAGGCGGACTTGGTGGCGCGGAATGCCATTGACGACGTCGTGTTTGCGCGCTTGGAGCAGCGCAATGTCCAGCCGGCAGCCATTTGCTCGGACGGTGTGTTTGTCCGGCGCGCCTACCTGGACATCATTGGCACGCTGCCAAGCGGATACGAGGCCAGGGAGTTCATCCTGGACCGGTCGTCGGGCAAGCGGCGCGCGCTGATTGACCGGCTGCTGGAGCGGAACGAGTTTGCCGACTACTGGGCGATGCGCTGGAGCGACGTGCTGCGCATCAAAGCCGAGTTCCCCATCAACCTCTGGCCCAACGCCGCCCAGGCGTATCACCGCTGGGTTCGCACCTGCCTCAAGGACAATGTCCCCTACGACCAGATGGTTCGGCAGATGCTCACCGCCAGCGGAAGCAACTTCCGCGTGCCGCCGGTGAACTTCTACCGCGCCATGCAGAACCGCCAGCCGGAGGGCATCGCGCAAACTGTCGCGCTGACCTTTATGGGCGCGCGGGTGGACAAGTGGCCGAGGGATCGCCTGGCGGGCATGGCGGCCTTCTTCGCAAAGGTCGGCTACAAAGACACCGCCGAGTGGAAGGAGGAGATCATCTTATTCGATCCCGGCAAGACCAACGCCGTGCCGATGGCAGCGCCCGTCTTCCCGGACGGCACCCCCGCGCGCCTGTCGCCCGACCAGGATCCGCGCGAGGTATTTGCGAACTGGCTTATTGACCCGAAGAATCTCTGGTTCACGCGGAACATCGCCAACCGCGTCTGGGCCTGGCTGCTGGGGCGGGGCATCATCCAGGAACCGGATGACATCCGCCCCGATAACCCGCCCTCGAATCCCGAACTGCTGGCGTTGCTGGAGCGCGAGCTGATTGCCGGCCATTATGACCTGAAGCCATTCTACAGGTTGATTCTCAACTCGAAGACTTACCAGCTCTCTGCCATTCCCAAGGCCGCCACGGCCGAGCCAGACGCCGACTTCGCGCATTATCCCCTGCGCCGGCTCGACGCGGAGGTGCTGATTGACGCCCTGAACAAGATCACCGGCGGCACCGAAAACTATTCCAGCGCCATCCCCGAGCCGTTTACCTATATCCCGGCAAACGTCCGCTCGATTACGCTGGCGGACGGCAGCATTACCAGCAGCTTCCTCGAGATGTTCGGCCGTTCGTCCCGCGACACTGGCCTGGTCGCCGAGCGCAACAACCGCCCCACCGCCGAGCAGCGCCTGCATCTGCTCAATTCCAGCCAGATGCAGCGCAAGATCGAGGCGAGCCCCATGATCAAGAACCTCACAGTGGCCAGCAACGGCCCGCGCGAAATCGCCACCGGCATGTACCTCGGCATCCTTTCGCGCTTCCCGACCGAGACGGAGTTGAAGATTGCCGAAGACTACTTCCAGTCCGGCAAACTCTCCCGTCGTGAAGCCGCGGTGGACCTGGTCTGGTCGTTGATCAACAGCGCGGAGTTTCTCTACCGGCACTGA